In the Mycolicibacterium thermoresistibile genome, one interval contains:
- a CDS encoding LmeA family phospholipid-binding protein: MTGPLRRLRPPHPLDVLSAVWSTAAATPVAWLVKGRRLTVNIDGADVSLTITDFDPRMDILRLSVGRLGRVELGACDIEWADNRIDRLTAVLHDVHLKPSVRPELVAGPVHLTADIPADVVPVWLASKAPRLSGDIDDDGVARIWLARRPHWGRLEIDARLERSTSGTATDHPADHSALWLHPRAVVRGRRRLRFPAWTPGYRFPLPELPHGLRVTGIEFAPGRLHLSGDVGQWRLPVTSIPPL; encoded by the coding sequence ATGACGGGACCGCTGCGGCGGTTGCGGCCGCCGCATCCCCTCGATGTGCTGTCCGCGGTGTGGTCGACGGCCGCGGCGACACCGGTGGCCTGGCTGGTGAAGGGCCGCCGGTTGACGGTCAACATCGACGGCGCCGACGTCAGCCTGACGATCACCGACTTCGACCCGAGGATGGATATCCTGCGCCTGTCCGTCGGCCGGCTCGGCCGGGTCGAACTGGGGGCCTGCGACATCGAGTGGGCCGACAACCGCATCGACCGGCTGACCGCGGTGCTGCACGACGTGCATCTGAAACCGTCCGTACGTCCCGAACTGGTCGCCGGGCCGGTGCATCTCACCGCGGACATCCCGGCGGATGTGGTGCCGGTGTGGCTGGCGTCGAAGGCGCCCCGGCTGTCCGGCGACATCGACGACGACGGGGTCGCCCGCATCTGGTTGGCGCGGCGCCCGCACTGGGGCCGGCTGGAGATCGACGCCCGTCTGGAGCGTTCGACATCGGGAACCGCCACCGACCATCCGGCCGACCACTCGGCACTGTGGCTGCACCCGCGCGCGGTGGTGCGGGGCCGGCGACGGCTGCGGTTCCCCGCATGGACGCCCGGCTATCGGTTCCCGCTGCCGGAGCTTCCGCACGGTCTCCGCGTCACCGGCATCGAGTTCGCCCCGGGCCGGCTGCACCTGTCGGGCGACGTCGGGCAGTGGCGGCTGCCGGTGACGTCGATCCCGCCGTTGTGA
- a CDS encoding lysophospholipid acyltransferase family protein codes for MAGGSGRRWGDLLQWARQQVADRVPRADLDQRDPDYIREQLPGTWLLASLYFRADVRGLDRIPPTGPVLLVGNHSGGNVPPDTFVFTLAFCSYFGVERPFYQLAHNLVVSAPPLGWLRKFGTVAANHENARMALESGAALLVYPGGDYEVFRPSWQRHRVDFGGRMGYVRLARDTGVPIVPVASVGGQETALFLDRGQWLAKALMLDKLLRLKSVPISLALPWGLNISDLAGHIPLPAKIAIEVQKPFGLDEIADGTDEVLHARVTERLQAGVDRLAAERRFPVIG; via the coding sequence ATGGCGGGCGGTTCCGGACGGCGATGGGGCGATCTGCTGCAGTGGGCCCGGCAGCAGGTGGCCGACCGGGTGCCCAGGGCGGACCTGGATCAACGGGATCCGGATTACATCCGCGAGCAACTGCCCGGCACCTGGCTGCTGGCATCGCTGTACTTCCGCGCCGACGTCCGCGGTCTGGACCGGATTCCGCCCACCGGCCCGGTGCTGCTGGTCGGCAACCACAGCGGCGGCAACGTGCCACCGGACACGTTCGTGTTCACACTGGCGTTCTGCTCCTATTTCGGGGTGGAGCGGCCGTTCTACCAGTTGGCCCACAACCTGGTCGTGTCCGCGCCGCCGCTGGGGTGGCTGCGCAAGTTCGGCACGGTGGCCGCCAATCACGAGAACGCCCGGATGGCACTGGAATCGGGGGCGGCGCTGCTGGTCTACCCGGGCGGGGACTATGAGGTGTTCCGCCCGTCCTGGCAGCGGCACCGGGTCGACTTCGGCGGGCGGATGGGCTACGTGCGGTTGGCGCGGGACACCGGGGTGCCGATCGTGCCGGTGGCCAGCGTCGGCGGGCAGGAGACGGCACTGTTCCTCGACCGCGGCCAGTGGCTGGCCAAGGCGCTGATGCTGGACAAACTGTTGCGGCTCAAGAGCGTTCCGATCTCGTTGGCGCTCCCGTGGGGTCTGAACATCAGCGATCTGGCCGGGCACATACCGCTGCCCGCCAAGATCGCCATCGAGGTGCAGAAGCCGTTCGGCCTGGACGAGATCGCCGACGGCACCGACGAGGTGCTGCACGCCAGGGTGACCGAGCGGTTGCAGGCAGGGGTGGACCGGCTGGCGGCGGAACGACGGTTCCCGGTGATCGGCTGA
- a CDS encoding MFS transporter codes for MASGRVESRTRQHQRARRAVAVLFLTNGALFANLLPRYPEIKTDLALSNTGYGVTIAAFSAGALTAGLTAAMLIRRFRSARVAVVGTLVLAAAVLAAGLAGTAPVLGAALFVAGAADAVTDVAQNAHGLRVQRAYGRSIINSFHAVWSVGALFGGLMGGTAVALNIPRSVHLAVAAVLFSVVVLVGYRFLLPGEDHDDRAHGVRNPGPRSGLRVYAILAALVGIAVAGAVIEDAGSTWAILYLRDNLTAPPAVAVSGYLALAGGMLIGRMTGDRLVDRFGERAVVRTGALLIAAGMGGALAVPTVPGTIGGFAAAGLGVATLIPAAMHGADQLPGIRAGTGLMAVTWLMRVGFLASPPVVGAIADATSLRVGLLGVPLAGLVAAVLAGVLSGRRRTPRW; via the coding sequence ATGGCGTCCGGCCGGGTCGAATCCCGCACCAGACAACACCAACGGGCCCGGCGCGCCGTCGCCGTCCTGTTCCTCACCAACGGTGCGCTGTTCGCCAACCTGCTGCCGCGCTACCCGGAGATCAAGACCGACCTCGCGTTGTCCAACACCGGTTACGGGGTCACCATCGCGGCGTTCTCCGCCGGTGCGTTGACCGCGGGGCTGACGGCGGCGATGTTGATCCGGCGGTTCCGGTCGGCCCGGGTCGCGGTGGTCGGCACTCTGGTGCTCGCGGCGGCCGTGCTGGCGGCCGGGCTGGCCGGTACGGCGCCGGTGCTGGGTGCGGCGCTGTTCGTGGCCGGGGCGGCCGACGCGGTGACCGACGTCGCGCAGAATGCGCACGGGCTGCGGGTGCAACGCGCCTACGGACGCTCGATCATCAACTCGTTCCACGCGGTGTGGTCGGTCGGAGCCCTGTTCGGCGGCCTGATGGGCGGGACCGCGGTCGCGCTGAACATCCCGCGCAGCGTCCATCTGGCCGTCGCCGCAGTGCTGTTCAGCGTGGTCGTGCTCGTCGGGTACCGGTTCCTGCTGCCCGGCGAGGATCACGACGACCGAGCCCACGGTGTCCGCAACCCCGGTCCCCGGTCCGGGTTGCGGGTCTACGCGATCCTGGCCGCGCTGGTGGGCATCGCGGTCGCGGGGGCGGTCATCGAGGATGCCGGCAGCACCTGGGCGATCCTGTACCTGCGGGACAACCTGACCGCGCCGCCCGCGGTGGCGGTGTCCGGATATCTGGCGCTGGCCGGTGGCATGCTGATCGGCCGGATGACCGGAGACCGGTTGGTGGACCGCTTCGGCGAACGCGCGGTGGTGCGCACCGGAGCGCTGCTCATCGCCGCCGGCATGGGCGGTGCGCTCGCGGTTCCGACGGTGCCGGGCACCATCGGCGGATTCGCCGCCGCCGGGCTGGGGGTGGCCACCCTCATCCCGGCCGCGATGCACGGCGCCGATCAGCTGCCCGGCATCCGGGCAGGCACCGGGCTGATGGCCGTCACCTGGTTGATGCGGGTCGGTTTCCTCGCCTCACCGCCGGTCGTCGGCGCGATCGCCGACGCCACCTCGTTGCGCGTCGGCCTGCTGGGGGTGCCGCTGGCCGGACTGGTGGCCGCCGTCCTGGCGGGGGTGCTCAG
- a CDS encoding SRPBCC family protein yields MRVERRCIVDADRDAVWRVVSDPDRYPQFMTSLERWEVQSEGPVRVGSRYTVHWKIGSVPIGGVVEVVEFDPGRDLAWLGLTGVTLRGRFRLRDAGDHRTRVVFRMAYEAPGGILGLIADRVAARQVGRNMSSTLRTLKELVER; encoded by the coding sequence ATGCGGGTCGAACGGCGGTGCATCGTCGACGCGGACCGCGACGCCGTGTGGCGGGTGGTCAGCGATCCGGACCGCTATCCGCAGTTCATGACCAGTCTCGAGCGCTGGGAGGTGCAGTCCGAGGGCCCGGTGCGGGTGGGTTCCCGCTACACCGTGCACTGGAAGATCGGATCGGTGCCGATCGGCGGAGTGGTCGAGGTGGTGGAGTTCGACCCCGGCCGCGACCTGGCCTGGCTCGGGCTCACCGGTGTCACGTTGCGCGGCCGGTTCCGGTTACGCGACGCGGGCGACCACCGCACCAGGGTGGTGTTCCGGATGGCCTATGAGGCCCCGGGCGGGATTCTGGGGCTCATCGCCGACCGCGTCGCGGCCCGGCAGGTCGGCCGCAACATGAGCAGCACGCTGCGGACACTCAAGGAGCTGGTCGAACGCTGA
- a CDS encoding metal-dependent hydrolase, producing MLRPRRFATEVDPGPVQIQARQVHFDVSGIPLHWIPGHPVASNLISLLNVVLPDAERWFVATFNEALPYVKDPKLADDMRGFIGQEATHADVHEQVMYDFMVEHGVNPEPILAQIEYMFTKVLTPSTSSDPKRRFNNLCERLWLIAALEHYTAVLGDFALNCRWDDHGAHPTMVDLYRWHGAEEVEHRNVAHDVAVYFRDSYVDRIRAMCIAMPLMWAFFERGMWYLVKTDPSVELSWWQTQRQRCRDSGLGLLPKWRTLFFTNTLDYFRPGFTPEQMGSTAQAVAYLASSPAARSARL from the coding sequence ATGTTGCGACCCCGTCGGTTCGCCACCGAAGTCGATCCGGGACCCGTGCAGATCCAGGCCCGTCAGGTGCATTTCGACGTGTCGGGCATCCCACTGCACTGGATCCCCGGCCACCCGGTGGCGTCGAACCTGATCAGCCTGCTCAACGTCGTGTTGCCCGACGCCGAACGGTGGTTCGTCGCGACCTTCAACGAGGCGCTGCCCTACGTCAAGGACCCGAAACTCGCCGACGACATGCGCGGCTTCATCGGGCAGGAGGCCACCCACGCTGACGTGCATGAGCAGGTCATGTACGACTTCATGGTGGAGCACGGGGTGAACCCCGAACCGATCCTCGCCCAGATCGAGTACATGTTCACCAAGGTGCTGACCCCCAGCACGTCGTCCGATCCCAAGCGGCGGTTCAACAATCTGTGTGAACGGTTGTGGCTGATCGCGGCGCTGGAGCACTACACCGCGGTGTTGGGCGATTTCGCGCTGAACTGCCGGTGGGACGACCACGGCGCCCACCCGACCATGGTCGATCTGTACCGGTGGCACGGCGCCGAGGAAGTCGAGCACCGCAATGTGGCCCACGATGTCGCGGTGTACTTCCGCGACAGCTACGTCGACCGCATCCGGGCGATGTGCATCGCGATGCCGCTGATGTGGGCGTTCTTCGAACGCGGGATGTGGTATCTGGTCAAGACCGACCCGTCGGTCGAGCTGAGCTGGTGGCAGACGCAACGGCAACGGTGCCGGGACTCCGGCCTGGGCCTGCTGCCCAAGTGGCGCACCCTGTTCTTCACCAACACGCTGGATTACTTCCGGCCGGGGTTCACCCCCGAGCAGATGGGCTCGACGGCCCAGGCGGTCGCGTATCTGGCGAGTTCCCCGGCAGCCCGTAGCGCCCGGTTGTGA
- a CDS encoding NAD(P)/FAD-dependent oxidoreductase: MTSVVIVGSGFAGFECARHLSDKLRRQQAPVDITMISPVDYMLYTPLLPDVAGGVVDARFVTVPLANTLRGVRTARGWVDSVDFDARTVSFTDPEDRTHTVAWDRLVLTPGSVTRLFDIPGLAEHARGLKSTAEALYLRDHFLQQLQLSCIDDDPDEIAARRTVVVVGASYSGTELVAQLRALADTAAEQMGFDPAEVRFVLLDLAEQVMPEVGEKLGTAAMQVLRHRGIDVRLGLTLSEVHADHVVLSDGSRVGTRTVAWLTGVTAAPLIETLGLPTTKGRLEVDAELRVPDRPDVFAAGDAAAVPDLAQPDPERITPPTAQHATRQGKVLANNVAASLGYGRMKQYRHRNMGLVVDLGPRYAVANPLNVHLSGFPAKAVARGYHLYAIPRFVNRWAVALAYLTDALFDRSVVSIGLSSKEDASFAVSQRIPPPKQPTPGD; the protein is encoded by the coding sequence ATGACCTCCGTGGTGATCGTCGGCAGTGGATTCGCCGGTTTCGAGTGTGCCCGGCACCTCAGTGACAAGCTGCGCAGACAGCAGGCGCCGGTCGACATCACCATGATCTCCCCGGTCGACTACATGCTCTACACACCGCTGCTGCCGGACGTCGCCGGCGGCGTCGTCGACGCCCGCTTCGTCACCGTTCCGCTGGCCAACACGCTGCGCGGGGTGCGCACCGCCCGGGGATGGGTCGACTCGGTCGACTTCGACGCCCGGACGGTGTCGTTCACCGATCCGGAGGACCGCACCCACACCGTGGCCTGGGACCGGCTGGTGCTCACCCCCGGATCGGTCACCCGCCTGTTCGACATCCCCGGTCTCGCCGAACACGCCCGCGGGCTGAAATCCACCGCCGAGGCGCTGTATCTGCGGGACCACTTCCTGCAACAACTGCAGCTGTCGTGCATCGACGACGATCCGGACGAGATCGCCGCGCGACGCACCGTCGTGGTGGTCGGCGCGTCCTACTCCGGGACCGAACTCGTCGCGCAACTTCGCGCACTGGCCGACACGGCCGCCGAACAGATGGGCTTCGACCCCGCCGAGGTGCGGTTCGTCCTGCTGGATCTGGCCGAACAGGTGATGCCCGAGGTGGGGGAGAAACTCGGCACCGCCGCCATGCAGGTGCTCCGGCATCGCGGGATCGACGTGCGGCTCGGCCTGACGTTGAGCGAGGTGCACGCCGATCACGTTGTGCTCAGCGATGGTTCGCGGGTGGGCACCCGCACCGTGGCCTGGCTGACCGGTGTGACCGCCGCACCGCTCATCGAGACATTGGGGCTGCCCACCACGAAAGGGCGCCTGGAGGTCGACGCCGAACTGCGGGTCCCGGACCGTCCCGACGTGTTCGCCGCGGGCGACGCCGCCGCGGTGCCGGATCTGGCCCAGCCCGACCCCGAGCGGATCACCCCGCCGACGGCCCAGCACGCCACCCGGCAGGGCAAGGTGCTGGCCAACAACGTCGCGGCCAGTCTCGGATACGGCCGGATGAAGCAGTACCGGCACCGCAACATGGGCCTGGTGGTGGATCTCGGCCCGCGTTACGCGGTCGCCAACCCGCTCAACGTGCACCTGTCGGGCTTTCCGGCCAAGGCGGTGGCCCGCGGATACCACCTCTACGCGATCCCGCGGTTCGTCAACCGCTGGGCGGTGGCGCTGGCGTACCTGACCGACGCGTTGTTCGACCGGTCGGTGGTGTCGATCGGGCTGTCGTCCAAGGAGGACGCCAGCTTCGCGGTGAGTCAGCGCATCCCACCCCCGAAACAGCCCACCCCGGGAGACTGA
- a CDS encoding NUDIX domain-containing protein, with amino-acid sequence MPKRSAGLLVYRIVDGVVEVLICHPGGPYWASKDAGVWSIPKGEYEPDEDPWAVARREFIEEVGKQPPSGPAVRFDPVRQPSGKIVTAFAVRGDVDLEGAVSNTFEMEWPKGSGQIREFPEIDRVGWFPVAVAREKLVKGQRPLLDRLMELPELAGCAEDQATDGPAADGPAGSRSH; translated from the coding sequence GTGCCGAAACGCAGCGCCGGGCTCCTGGTGTACCGCATCGTCGACGGTGTGGTGGAGGTGCTGATCTGTCATCCGGGCGGCCCGTACTGGGCGTCGAAGGATGCCGGGGTGTGGTCGATTCCCAAGGGGGAGTACGAGCCCGACGAGGATCCCTGGGCGGTGGCGCGTCGCGAGTTCATCGAGGAGGTCGGCAAACAGCCGCCGTCCGGGCCGGCCGTGCGGTTCGACCCGGTGCGGCAACCCAGCGGCAAGATCGTCACCGCGTTCGCGGTGCGCGGCGATGTCGATCTCGAGGGCGCGGTCAGCAACACCTTTGAGATGGAATGGCCGAAGGGGTCCGGGCAGATCAGAGAGTTCCCCGAGATCGACCGGGTCGGTTGGTTCCCGGTGGCGGTGGCGCGGGAGAAGCTGGTGAAGGGCCAGCGTCCGCTGCTCGACCGGTTGATGGAGCTGCCGGAGCTGGCCGGTTGTGCCGAGGATCAAGCGACGGATGGCCCCGCAGCCGACGGACCGGCCGGGTCTCGATCGCATTGA
- a CDS encoding PDR/VanB family oxidoreductase, which yields MRMLARLRATPPSSSGRIRHDLLLGVADATISSLWKVSEVLRTPRLPAVDAEPITLTVRDRRVVAHDQDVIALTLVAADGGQLPPWRPGAHIDVTLPSGRVRQYSLCGDPAVRDRYRIAVRRIPDGGGGSVEVHDALHLGARVTTHGPRNAFPLSVPGYGSPARRLRFIAGGIGITPILPMLAEAQAFGVPWSMIYAGRSRDSLPFLEELTRYGDRVRVRTDDVAGLPTAAELLGACPDGTAVYACGPPAMLTAIRAELAGRRNVELHFERFAAPPVVDGRPFSVRIASTGAEVPVGADETLLAALGRAGVQAPYSCQQGFCGTCRTRVLDGTVEHRDRLLTEPERAAGLMLTCVSRAPAGERLTLDL from the coding sequence ATGCGCATGCTGGCGAGGTTGCGCGCCACCCCACCGAGCTCGTCCGGCCGGATCCGCCACGACCTGCTGCTCGGGGTGGCCGATGCGACGATCTCGAGCCTGTGGAAGGTCTCGGAGGTGCTGCGGACCCCGCGCCTGCCCGCGGTCGATGCCGAGCCGATCACGTTGACCGTGCGGGACCGCCGGGTGGTGGCCCACGATCAGGACGTCATCGCGCTGACCCTGGTGGCGGCCGACGGCGGGCAGCTGCCACCGTGGCGTCCCGGCGCCCACATCGACGTCACTCTGCCCAGCGGGCGGGTGCGGCAGTATTCGCTGTGCGGCGATCCGGCGGTCCGCGACCGATACCGCATCGCGGTGCGACGGATCCCGGACGGCGGCGGTGGCTCCGTCGAAGTGCACGACGCCCTGCACCTCGGTGCCCGCGTGACCACGCACGGCCCGCGGAACGCGTTCCCGCTGTCGGTTCCCGGTTACGGTTCGCCGGCCCGGCGGCTGCGGTTCATCGCCGGCGGGATCGGTATCACCCCGATCCTGCCGATGCTCGCCGAGGCGCAGGCGTTCGGCGTGCCGTGGTCGATGATCTACGCCGGCCGCAGCCGCGACAGTCTGCCGTTTCTCGAGGAGCTGACCCGCTACGGCGACCGGGTGCGGGTGCGCACCGACGACGTGGCCGGTCTGCCCACCGCCGCCGAACTGCTCGGGGCATGCCCGGACGGTACCGCCGTCTACGCGTGCGGGCCGCCCGCGATGCTGACCGCGATCCGCGCCGAACTGGCCGGGCGGCGCAACGTCGAACTGCACTTCGAACGGTTCGCCGCCCCGCCGGTCGTCGACGGCCGGCCGTTCTCGGTGCGGATCGCCTCGACCGGTGCCGAGGTGCCCGTCGGCGCGGACGAGACCCTGCTGGCGGCGCTGGGCCGGGCCGGTGTGCAGGCGCCGTACTCGTGTCAGCAGGGATTCTGCGGCACCTGCCGCACCCGGGTGCTCGACGGCACCGTGGAGCACCGCGACCGGCTGCTCACCGAACCGGAACGCGCCGCCGGTCTGATGTTGACCTGCGTGTCGCGCGCCCCGGCCGGTGAGCGGCTGACCCTGGATTTGTGA
- the malQ gene encoding 4-alpha-glucanotransferase, producing MTDVAASLAELAHRHGVATEYVDWRDRPTPVPAATLVAVLAALGVPAATEEQRRASLAAHDRRYWSRSLPPTVHVRSDRSGSFWVHVPHGSPVRVWIELADGTVRTDLRQLENNTPPYDLDGEPIGEAGFELPAGLPLGYHRLHMRSTDTAADTTLIVSPGAVALPHRLESGRAWGPATQLYSVISERSWGTGDLTDLTDLAVWSGSRHGADFLLVNPLHAAAPVTPMEPSPYLPTSRQFVNPLYLRPEAIPEFAYVRGRARLRKKRLTVQAHASRSQLIDRDAAWQAKRAALQAVYRVPRSAGRDMAYTAFRHRAGPRLDDFAVWCALAERHGPDWRRWPEELRHPRSPAVADFAVRHADEVDFHRWLQWQLDDQLAAAQSAARRIGMELGIMHDLAVGVDAGGADAWALQDVLAPGVTAGAPSDEFNQLGQDWSQPPWRPDRLTECGYEPFRAMVAAVLRHAGGVRIDHIIGLFRLWWIPAGAPPTDGTYVHYDHETMVGIVALEAARVGAVVVGEDLGTVEPWVRDHLRERGLLGTSILWFELDRDSADPAAPAGPLPAERWREYCLSAVTTHDLPPTPGYLAGAHVRLRAELGLLTRPAAEEWADDRAKQQAWLAELRRVGLLDAGVDPADPDAVDDDAVDDDAVDDIVLALHRYLGRTPSKLLALGLADAVGDRRIQNQPGTSDEYPNWRVPLSGPDGRRMLLEEVFTDPRAAALAEAMRAGAQSRVQSGVQSRPGPGVTGGV from the coding sequence ATGACCGATGTGGCTGCCTCGCTGGCCGAACTCGCCCACCGGCACGGTGTGGCGACCGAGTATGTGGATTGGCGGGACCGGCCGACCCCGGTTCCGGCGGCCACGCTGGTGGCGGTGCTGGCCGCGCTCGGGGTGCCGGCGGCCACCGAGGAGCAACGCCGCGCGTCCCTGGCCGCCCACGACCGGCGGTACTGGAGTCGCTCGCTACCGCCCACGGTGCATGTGCGGTCCGACCGCAGCGGATCGTTCTGGGTGCATGTCCCGCACGGCAGTCCGGTGCGGGTGTGGATCGAACTGGCCGACGGTACCGTGCGCACCGACTTGCGTCAGTTGGAGAACAACACTCCCCCATACGATCTCGACGGAGAACCGATCGGCGAGGCCGGCTTCGAACTGCCGGCGGGGTTGCCGCTCGGCTACCACCGGCTGCACATGCGCAGCACCGACACGGCGGCCGACACGACGCTGATCGTGTCACCGGGCGCCGTGGCGCTGCCGCACCGGCTGGAATCCGGCAGGGCCTGGGGGCCGGCCACGCAGTTGTACAGCGTGATATCCGAACGCTCGTGGGGCACCGGCGATCTGACCGATCTCACGGATCTGGCGGTGTGGTCGGGCAGCCGGCACGGAGCGGACTTCCTCCTGGTCAACCCGCTGCATGCGGCGGCTCCGGTGACGCCGATGGAGCCCTCACCGTATCTCCCGACCTCCCGGCAATTCGTCAATCCGCTGTATCTGCGGCCGGAGGCGATCCCCGAATTCGCTTATGTGCGGGGTCGGGCGCGGCTCCGCAAGAAGCGGCTCACCGTCCAGGCGCATGCCTCCCGGTCCCAACTGATCGACCGCGACGCCGCCTGGCAAGCCAAACGTGCTGCGCTGCAGGCGGTCTACCGGGTACCGCGGTCGGCAGGCCGGGACATGGCGTACACCGCCTTCCGGCATCGGGCGGGCCCGCGGCTGGACGACTTCGCGGTGTGGTGCGCGCTGGCCGAACGGCACGGGCCCGACTGGCGCCGGTGGCCCGAGGAGTTGCGGCATCCGCGATCGCCGGCGGTGGCGGATTTCGCCGTCCGACACGCCGACGAGGTGGACTTCCACCGGTGGCTGCAGTGGCAGCTCGATGATCAACTCGCCGCCGCCCAGTCGGCGGCCCGGCGGATCGGCATGGAGTTGGGCATCATGCACGATCTCGCGGTCGGGGTGGACGCCGGCGGCGCCGACGCCTGGGCGTTGCAGGATGTGCTGGCGCCCGGGGTGACGGCCGGGGCGCCCTCGGATGAGTTCAACCAGCTCGGCCAGGACTGGTCGCAGCCGCCGTGGCGACCGGATCGGTTGACCGAGTGCGGGTACGAACCGTTCCGCGCGATGGTCGCGGCGGTGCTGCGCCACGCCGGCGGGGTGCGCATCGACCACATCATCGGACTGTTCCGGTTGTGGTGGATTCCGGCCGGCGCGCCGCCGACCGACGGCACGTACGTGCACTACGACCACGAGACGATGGTCGGCATCGTCGCGTTGGAGGCGGCCCGCGTCGGCGCGGTGGTGGTCGGCGAGGACCTCGGCACGGTGGAGCCGTGGGTGCGTGACCATCTCCGGGAACGGGGTCTGCTGGGCACCTCGATCCTGTGGTTCGAACTGGACCGGGATTCCGCCGATCCCGCCGCGCCTGCCGGCCCGCTGCCGGCCGAGCGTTGGCGCGAGTACTGCCTGTCGGCGGTGACGACGCACGATCTTCCGCCGACGCCGGGTTACCTCGCCGGCGCGCATGTGCGGTTGCGCGCCGAGCTCGGGCTGCTGACCCGCCCCGCGGCCGAGGAGTGGGCCGACGATCGGGCCAAACAGCAGGCCTGGCTGGCCGAACTGCGGCGGGTCGGCCTGCTCGATGCGGGGGTGGACCCGGCCGACCCGGACGCCGTGGACGACGACGCTGTGGATGACGACGCCGTGGACGACATCGTGCTGGCGCTGCACCGCTATCTGGGTCGCACCCCGTCGAAGCTGCTGGCGCTCGGGCTGGCCGACGCGGTGGGTGATCGCCGGATCCAGAACCAGCCGGGGACCTCAGATGAGTATCCGAACTGGCGGGTGCCGCTCAGCGGGCCCGACGGCCGGCGGATGCTGCTCGAGGAGGTGTTCACCGACCCGCGGGCGGCGGCACTCGCCGAGGCGATGCGCGCCGGTGCGCAATCGCGGGTGCAATCCGGAGTGCAGTCTCGGCCCGGGCCCGGCGTGACCGGTGGCGTGTAA
- a CDS encoding nuclear transport factor 2 family protein yields MTFTRTEMIAVVERSPHTIEARDRHGWVDLFTPDARIEDPVGSRPHIGRDRIERFYDTFIGPRRLRLHPETDLVVGTTVLRDLRLEVTMAAGLPLDIPAFLRYDLAADGTELRIAALQAFWELPTMIGSFLRSGPRAVPAGLGLSRALLVNQGLSGAAGFLAGLRTLGSHGRKGFGGFLADAATGDEVAVRRRLARGARITLGDDEPMTATALLTRLAGTRASKVICAGGAVVARIERAGRRDIVIAHADPRPLTINRIRYFTEQPQG; encoded by the coding sequence ATGACATTCACACGCACCGAAATGATCGCCGTGGTGGAGCGCTCACCGCACACCATCGAGGCCCGCGACCGGCATGGCTGGGTGGACCTGTTCACCCCCGACGCCCGGATCGAGGACCCGGTCGGCTCGCGTCCGCACATCGGGCGCGACCGGATCGAGAGGTTCTACGACACCTTCATCGGGCCCCGTCGGCTGCGCCTCCACCCCGAAACGGACCTCGTGGTCGGCACCACGGTGTTACGGGACCTGCGACTGGAGGTCACCATGGCGGCCGGCCTGCCCCTGGACATCCCCGCTTTCCTGCGCTACGACCTGGCCGCCGACGGCACCGAACTCAGGATCGCGGCGCTGCAGGCGTTCTGGGAACTGCCGACGATGATCGGCTCGTTCCTGCGCAGCGGGCCGCGGGCGGTGCCGGCCGGGCTTGGACTGTCCCGGGCTCTGCTCGTCAATCAGGGGTTGTCGGGGGCGGCCGGCTTCCTCGCGGGACTTCGCACGCTGGGTTCACACGGCCGGAAGGGGTTCGGCGGCTTCCTGGCCGACGCGGCGACCGGGGACGAGGTCGCGGTGCGTCGCCGCCTGGCCCGCGGCGCCCGCATCACCCTGGGCGATGACGAACCCATGACCGCGACCGCGTTGCTGACCCGGCTGGCCGGCACCCGGGCGAGCAAGGTGATCTGCGCCGGTGGTGCGGTGGTCGCCCGGATCGAGCGGGCTGGCCGGCGGGACATCGTGATCGCACACGCCGACCCGCGGCCGCTGACCATCAACCGGATCCGCTACTTCACCGAACAGCCACAGGGTTGA